The genomic segment GCGCGCGCCGCCTGATCGCCACGCGCGGACGGCGCGACGCCGGCCGATGAACCACCGGTGCGGCCGCCGCCACTCATGCCACCGCCCATCCCGCCACCATTGCCGCCCTCACGGCGGCGGCAGGCGCCGGCGACGCGGGCGTCCACGCCGAGCTTCGTGTAGAGCTCCTGCGTCTGCGTGAACAGCGCGCGGCGATCGGCATCCGGGTTGCGCATCTGCTCGCGGAGCGCGTCGAGCTGCTTGGCCACGGCCGGCTGCTTCTTGAGCGCGTCGCTCACCTTCTTGCAGTCGGCGTCGGTGACTTCCACCGGCTGGAAACCGCCGCCGCCCTGCCGATCGAAACCCTGCGGCAGGAGCTCGACTTCGCCGTTGCTCATCTGCGAACGGCCGCCCTGCCCGCTGCGGCCGCCGCGGTTGCCGCCGCCACTGGCGCCACCGCTGCTGCCACCGTTGCCGCCGCGGAACATGCTCCCCATGCTGGCGCGCAGCTGGGCGCTGACGCTGTCGGGGTTGAGGTTGAGCAGCGGGGCGATGGTCTGCACTTCGCGCATGTTGCGCACGGCGTCGTTCGGAATGGCGAGCACGCTCGTGCGGCGATCGACGAGCACCGACGCCTCGCCGTTCATGCCGGGCTTGAGCAGCCCCTCTTCATTGGTGAGCGAGACGAGGACGGGGAACATGGTGACGTTCTGCTGCACCACCGCCTGCGGCTCCACCTTCTCGACCTTGCCGCGGAACGGATGATCCGGGAAGGCGTCCACGGTGACCGTCGCCTCCTGTCCCGCGACGATCTGCCCGATGTCCGTCTCGTTGACGAGCGCGCGGGCGCGCACGCGCGACAGGTCGGCCATCTTGAGGATGGTCGAGCCGCCGCCGACCGACGACGTGCCGGCCTGAATCACCTGGCCGAGCGAGACCGTCTTTTCGATCACCGTCCCCTCGACCGGCGCGCGCACCGTGGCGTCCTCGAGGCGCTGCTGCGCGAGGTCGAGCGAGGTCCTGGCGCGCACGAAGCTGGCCTGCGAGTTGGCGAAGTCGAGATTGGCCGTCTCGTTTTCCTGCGCCGTGATGATGCGCTGCTTGAACAGGTCGTCGGAGCGCTTCTTCTGCGCCGTCGAGGTGTTCAGCTTGGCCTGCGCGGCCTCGAAGTCGGCCTGCGCCTGGTTGGCGGCGTTGGTCAGGTCGCGCGTGTCGATCTGGACAATCAGGTCGCCCGGCTTCACGTACGAGCCGACCTCGACCGTCATCTTGGTGATCTGCCCCGACGCGGTCTTGGACTTCACCTCGACGACCTGGATGGGCTCGATGATCGCGGTGGCCGTGGCGTCGACGACGATGTCGCGGCGCGTGACCGGCGCCGTCTGGATGGCGACCGGCTTCTCGGTCTTCTTGCCGCAGGCGGTGAACGTCGCCAGGACGGCGAACGCGAGGAGGAATCGGCGGTTCACGAGGGGCTCCGAGTGGAACGTCGGTCCGTGTCTGGTCACTTGAGGTCCCGGCCAACGAGGGCTTCGACCTGCGCCTTGGCGATGCGCGCGTCATAGCGCGCCTGGATGAGCGAGGCGCGCGCCTGGTCGAGCGTGGTCTGGGAGGTCAGCAGGTCGAGCAGCACGGAGGCGCCGAGGTTGTAGCGCTGCTGCTGCACGCGGAGATCCTCTTCCGCCGCGGCGACGCTGGCGAGCTGGATGGCCACGCGCTCCTCGGCGGTGCGGAAAGCGCCGAGGTACTGCACCAGCGACTGCTGCTGGGCGAGCTTCGCGTCCCGCAGCGACGCGATGGCATTCTCTTCGGCAACCGTCGTGCGCGTGAGGTTCTCCTCGCGGCTCAGGTTGTTGAAGAGCGGAAAGTTGAGCGAGAAGCGCAGGCTGTTCTGCTTGGGAATGCGGCCGCTGCCCCAGTCGAACGTCTCGGAGGTATTGTTGCCGCTGAGGCTGTACGACGACGTGATGGTGGGCATGTATGGCGTGCGGGCCGCCTTCCTCGCGGCGCGGGCCGCGAGGAGCGCCGACTCGGCCTGCCGCACCGAGGGACCGTCCATCGCCAGGGAGGTGAGCTGCACGCTGTCAATCGCGATGCGCCCCATCTCGGCGGTGTCGGCCGGCGTCGCCGTCACGATATCGGCCGCCCCGACGAGCCGGGTGAGGCCGGCGTTGGCGACGCGGAGATTGTTCTGCGCGGTCAGCAGGGCGAGGCGGGCGTTGCCCACCTGGATGGCCGAGCGCAGCGAATCGCTCTTGGTGGCGATCCCGGCGCGGACCTTGGCGGTGGACGACTTGAGCTGTTCCTGCGCCTGCTCGAGCTGCCGGTTGGCCGCGGACTCGCTCTCGCGCGCCGCGAGCACGGCGAAGTACTGCTGCTTCACCTGCAACGCGATGTTGAAGCGCTGCGAGGTTTCGCCGGCGTCCGCCGCGTCCACGTTGGCCTGCGCGGCCTTCACGTTGAACCAGCGCCGGCCACCGTCGAAAAGCTCGAGGTTGGTGGACAGGCCGCGCGAGAATGACCATGGCACGCCGCTGTACGGCACGAGCTTGCCCTGAAAGAACGTCTCGCCGCCCTGCCGGGAGCCGGAACCCGACACCGAGAGCGACGGGAGGTACTGCGCGTACGCGGTGCGCACCGCGGCCGCGCTCGTGCGGAGCGCATTGCGGGCCGACACGGCGGCCGGCGCGTTGCGCTGCGCTTCACGCACCGCCTCGTCGAGGGCGATGGCGCGCGCGCCTCCGCCCGCGGGCTGCTGGGCGACGAGCGCGAACGGCACCGCGAGGAACAAGATGGAAAACCGCTTCATGTCCTATTTCTTCTCCTGCGCGCGGGCCTTCTGGTCCCGCTGCATCTGTTCATACACGCGGAGCTGTGCCGGCGTGAGGAGCGCCGAGATCCGGCCGCGGGCTTCGGCCCGAACAGAGTCCAATCGCGGACGAATCGGGACCACCAGTACCGACTCCGCCCGGAAACGCGCGTCGAGAATGCTGTCCACGGCGGCGCGCTGCGACGCCGTCAAGCTGAGGTCCTTGGCGAAGCGGTCCCGCATTTCGCGCACCGATGCCCGGGTGGCGATGGGGGGACGAAGCATGCGGTCGGCGGCGACGCCAATGGCGACGCCGGCTACGGCCGCACCGAGATAAAACGCCAGGGCCAGTCCTTTGGTTCTCGTCATGTGGCCTGCCGGGGGCGGAGCCCTGAGGCTACCGCCCGTTGATGTAGTTGAGCGTCGCCTGCCGTTCCGTCTGGGCGTCGCGAATGGCGATGGTGGGACCGCCGTTCGACGGTCCGAGGACGTTGTCGTACGCCATCTGGCGCTGCTCGGCGCGCGAGCGCAGGACGAGCGAGCCCGCCACGATGAGGGCGAAGCCGGCTGCAATTAGGCCGAGGCGCGCCCACTGCGTGGGCACGGACCACCAGGCGTCGAGCGACTCGCCGCCGGCAATGCGGTCCATGATGCGCTGTTCGAGCGCGCTCCAGTAGCCGGGCGCGTCCGGCGCGGTGTAGAGCTGGCGCAAGGCGTGCGTGAGTTCCGCGTCGGCGTCATCGGGAACGAGGCGCAGCGGGGTGTGGTCGAAGGTCATTGTGGACTCCGGAGCTGATCGAGCAGGCGTCGCAGCGCCGACCGGGCGTAATGCAGGTCGGAGCGCGCCGTCCCCTCGGGAATGCCGAGCAGTTTGCCAATCTCGGAATGCTTGAACCCCTCGACGTCATGCAGGATGATCACGGCACGCTGGCGCTCGGGGAGCTCGGCGAGCGCGGCCTGCAGGCGCAGGCGCAACTCGTCGCTCTCGGCCGGGTCGCGAAACGGCGAGGCAATCGTCTCGGGCAGGTCGTCGGCGTCGCGCACCTTGCGGCGTCGCGTGATGTCCAGCGACGCGTTGGCAACGATGCGGTGCAGCCAGGCACCAAACGCCTGGTCGGGGAGGAAGCGATGCAGGGCGCGATAGGCGTGCAGGAAGGCGTCCTGCACCGCGTCCTCGGCGTCCTCGTGCGTCGTCACGATGGCCCGCGCGACCGCGTAGGCGCGCCGCTGGTGGCGGCGCACCAGCTCCGAGAAGGCCTCGAGCTCGCCGCGCTGCGCGGAAAGTACGAGGGCCTTCTCGTCGTCGGGGCGGTCAGGCGCCGTCACGCGTCGGCTGATGCGGCCGGGGAGCGCAACGGACACCGGACGCAGGGCAATGGCGGTCATCGCGTCTCGTCACAAGGTGCATTCCATAGACGGATGATGAAGGGGAAACGTTGAGGGGGCCCGGTGCATCTTAGACCCCCGCCAGCCCGAGAGCGGTTGCATTGCCCTTGAGCGCCTCCACCACGAACGCAATGTGCGCCTCGAGCTCGACGCCGAGCTCGGCGGCGCCCATCGTGATGTCCTCGCGGGAAACACCGCGCGCGAACGCCTTGTCCTTCATCTTCTTGCGCACCGACGACGCTTCCAGGTCGAGGATGCTCTTGCTCGGGCGCACGTAGGTGGCGGCGGTGATGAGCCCGCACAACTCGTCCACGGCGAACAGCGTCCTGGCCATCGGCGACTCGCGGGGCGTGTGCGTGTAGTCGGCGTGTCCCATGATGGCCGTGCAGATCTCCTCCGAGACGCCGAGGGTGCGCAGGTGGCGGACGCCGTGGGACGGATGTTCCTCGGTCGCCGAGTGCGCGTCGTTGGGAAAACGTTCGTAGTCGAAGTCGTGCAGCAGGCCCGCCAGGGCCCAGGCTTCTTCATCGGCGCCGAACTTCCGCGCGTACGCGCGCATCGCCGTCTCGACAGCGAGCATGTGCTTGCGAAGCGATTCACTCTGCGTCCATTCGCAGACGAGGGACCAGGCGGCTTGGCGATCCATTGGGAGAGAGGGGTGCGGGGTGCGGGGGTGGTGCAGGGTGCAGGGAACAGGGTGTGGTGCGGGGTACGGAGTGCGGGGGGTGGTGCGGGGTGCAGGGTACAGGGGGTGAATTGTACCCCCGTGTGCGGGTGGGGAGAACAACCGCCACGGCGAGGCTAGCGCGGAGGGACGCGCCGGCCGCCCGAGGAGCCCGTACCACCTGTGCCGCCGCCGGTGCCGGTTGGCGCCTCCGGCCGACGTCCGCCGGCGCCGCCCCCTGGGCGCAGCGTGGGATTCTTCACCGATTCCGGCACCTCGGCCCACTGCTCCGCCGTCAGGGTCCTTTGAATGGACTTGGTCGCTTCGACGTAGCTGTTGCGCGCCTCCTGGAGCAGCGGCTGGAGCTTGGGGAAGAGCGTCTGCAGGTCGCCGCCGCCCTTCGCCTCCTTCTGCATCTGCGCCTCAAGCCGCTTGGTGACCGCCGCCGTCCTGTCGCTGAGCGAATCGCCGATAGCCTTGAGCGCCTCCACCTGGGGTGAGGTCAGCTTCAGCGTCTCGCGCAGATCGAGAATCGGACGGATCGGATCGGGGGCCAGCCGCCGCGCGAGTGTGCGCACGTCGAGGCCCGGCCGGCGGTTGGCGCCGGCGTTGAGCATTCCCTCGAGCAACTGGCGCTGGCGGTCCACGCCGACCTGCAGGCGTGCCGTGAGCGAAACCTGGAATGGATTGCGCAGCGCCGAGCGTGAGAGGGCATTGCTCCCGAACCGCTCGTTGACGACGTAGCGGAACGCGTTGGCCGACGGGTCGAAGCCGCGCACGTACAGCAGCGTGTTGTCCGCAAAGGTGGGCTGACCCCAGCCGCGCAGATGGTCGGCGCCGTGCAGCAGCTGGTCGAGTCCGGCGAGCGGGTTCACCAGCCCCACCTGCAATTGCAGGCGGCGGCCGATCGTCGGGCCGAGCCGCGGGCGGAGGTTGAGCTGCAGGTCGAGCGACGTGTACCACGGCGTCCGGCAGCTGTTGCGATCTGCAATGCGTCCCAGTTGCGCGCGCAGGCAGTCACGCGCGGAGCCCGGCGCCGCGGCGAGCAGTCGCTGCATGCCATTGGAGACGGCGGAGTCGACGGCCGTTCCGGGATCAAAGACGAAGGCGCGGTCGTTGCGCGAGCCATCCCCGTTGATGTCGCCGCCGACACGCGGCGTGTACGGCTGGCCCGACTGCACGCGCAGCACGCCGGTGATGTCGAGCCACGGGCGCGCCAGCCAGGTGAGCGATCCGTTGAGACCATGCCGGCGTTCCAGGTCGCTGGTCGTGGCGAGCAGGATGTTGGGATCGCCGGCCGTGGTGGGCGACGCGAATCCGCCCTGCGCGCTGCCGCCGGAGAAGCTCGACTGATCGGTGGACCGCGTGAAGGTGTACGAAAGGTTCCAGATGAGTTGCCGGAACGAGTTGCCGTTCAGCGACGTGGTGACCTGCGTGGTATGCGACGCGAGCGGCGAGGCCACCCGCAGCACGTAGCCGTACTCGGGATGGATGCGTGAGGCGGCCAGCGTGGTGACGCCGGTGCGAGGGATGATCGTTGCGGCCGGCACGAAGACCGGGCGATTGCCCTCGCGCGCCAGCCGGAACCGCGGCGTCTCCGACAGGTTCAGGTCGGTGACGCCATACAGGCTGGTGCCAAGCGAGTACGACGCGTCGACGCTCGCGTTGTAGCGCTGCCGGAAGCGCTTCGACAGCCCGAGCGACCCGCGAACGGAACGAGGCGTGGCGAAGTCCGGGGCGAAGGTGGTGACATTCGGCCGCGTGCGACTCAGCGGCACGCCGGGTCCGGAGCCGTCCGCGCACGTCATCGGAATGGTCGAGAAGTCGCGCAGGTAGGCACTCCAGTCGGGCGTCGGGACCGCGCTCCCGACGCAGACGAGCTGGGTCTCGCCGCCCGGCATGCCGGTGGCGTCGATCGCTGACGAGAAGAGTTGCGTTGGCGCACGGCCTCGGAACTCGCCGATGCCGCCGCGCACGATCCACGGCTGCGGCACTTGCGGCGTCGGAGCGTTGGGCACGGCGCCGCCGAGCAGTCCTGCGAGACCGCCCATGGCGCCGCCGGGACGTCCGGTGCGCCGTCCGGTATCTGGAGACAGTCCGAGCGTCAGCGTGAAGCCGATGCGCGGGCTGACGCGCACATCGGCGGGAATGCGATCGGTGCGCAGGTCGAACTTGGCGTCGATGTCCGGATTGTAGGCGGGCTGGCCATCGATGGCGCTCCCCTCACCACGCAGTCCATAGGTGAGTTGAAAGGCGCGATTCGGCCGCCAGATGTCACCGACGTAGATGGCCGCGCTGACCGCGCCGCCCGAACGCTGCGC from the Gemmatimonadaceae bacterium genome contains:
- a CDS encoding carboxypeptidase regulatory-like domain-containing protein, yielding MNLRIVLPSLLLLLVPHVAAGQVGATTDIITGSVRNAENLPVANARIEVTSVETGVTRVRTTNEKGQYTLLFPDGGGMYHVTARAIGLQPATVSLIRLSDEDRLVADFRLSPTVLSTVTVSARQTPRSNDNQPTPGSTERALTGEQLLRLPIDASDVNAIAALSPGVLGQSGTDSTAAGFSVAGQRADQNLVTLDGLSFGGSVPAEAVRSTRVITSTYDIARGRFTGGQVASTTRGGTNDVSGSLAYALRDPELEFATGDNSTSYSGAYTQHQVSGGVGGPIARDRTFWFAGFQLRRRLDALQSLMGAGTQTLEALNVQPDSAARFLSLLTRYGLPLRNALVPDDRVNDNATGILRVDQQLSEAHSLSVRANMSGTMLDGFRSSAQSVPTHAGEQKESGVGGLVSLSSVVGQFLNEFKGSYSLETRGANPYLRLPEGRVLVGSTLSNGQVAISGLDFGGNSALPNDNASNQLEVTDELSWLSGGGKHRWKLGGLLDRSGFRTTAGSNRSGNFQFLSLADFDANRPSQFSRSFAPAQRSGGAVSAAIYVGDIWRPNRAFQLTYGLRGEGSAIDGQPAYNPDIDAKFDLRTDRIPADVRVSPRIGFTLTLGLSPDTGRRTGRPGGAMGGLAGLLGGAVPNAPTPQVPQPWIVRGGIGEFRGRAPTQLFSSAIDATGMPGGETQLVCVGSAVPTPDWSAYLRDFSTIPMTCADGSGPGVPLSRTRPNVTTFAPDFATPRSVRGSLGLSKRFRQRYNASVDASYSLGTSLYGVTDLNLSETPRFRLAREGNRPVFVPAATIIPRTGVTTLAASRIHPEYGYVLRVASPLASHTTQVTTSLNGNSFRQLIWNLSYTFTRSTDQSSFSGGSAQGGFASPTTAGDPNILLATTSDLERRHGLNGSLTWLARPWLDITGVLRVQSGQPYTPRVGGDINGDGSRNDRAFVFDPGTAVDSAVSNGMQRLLAAAPGSARDCLRAQLGRIADRNSCRTPWYTSLDLQLNLRPRLGPTIGRRLQLQVGLVNPLAGLDQLLHGADHLRGWGQPTFADNTLLYVRGFDPSANAFRYVVNERFGSNALSRSALRNPFQVSLTARLQVGVDRQRQLLEGMLNAGANRRPGLDVRTLARRLAPDPIRPILDLRETLKLTSPQVEALKAIGDSLSDRTAAVTKRLEAQMQKEAKGGGDLQTLFPKLQPLLQEARNSYVEATKSIQRTLTAEQWAEVPESVKNPTLRPGGGAGGRRPEAPTGTGGGTGGTGSSGGRRVPPR
- a CDS encoding sigma-70 family RNA polymerase sigma factor, whose translation is MTAIALRPVSVALPGRISRRVTAPDRPDDEKALVLSAQRGELEAFSELVRRHQRRAYAVARAIVTTHEDAEDAVQDAFLHAYRALHRFLPDQAFGAWLHRIVANASLDITRRRKVRDADDLPETIASPFRDPAESDELRLRLQAALAELPERQRAVIILHDVEGFKHSEIGKLLGIPEGTARSDLHYARSALRRLLDQLRSPQ
- a CDS encoding efflux RND transporter periplasmic adaptor subunit, with translation MNRRFLLAFAVLATFTACGKKTEKPVAIQTAPVTRRDIVVDATATAIIEPIQVVEVKSKTASGQITKMTVEVGSYVKPGDLIVQIDTRDLTNAANQAQADFEAAQAKLNTSTAQKKRSDDLFKQRIITAQENETANLDFANSQASFVRARTSLDLAQQRLEDATVRAPVEGTVIEKTVSLGQVIQAGTSSVGGGSTILKMADLSRVRARALVNETDIGQIVAGQEATVTVDAFPDHPFRGKVEKVEPQAVVQQNVTMFPVLVSLTNEEGLLKPGMNGEASVLVDRRTSVLAIPNDAVRNMREVQTIAPLLNLNPDSVSAQLRASMGSMFRGGNGGSSGGASGGGNRGGRSGQGGRSQMSNGEVELLPQGFDRQGGGGFQPVEVTDADCKKVSDALKKQPAVAKQLDALREQMRNPDADRRALFTQTQELYTKLGVDARVAGACRRREGGNGGGMGGGMSGGGRTGGSSAGVAPSARGDQAARAVEVPQAPGMRQRTRTGLVFVQKADSTWEPRMVRLGVANFDYTEVLDGLKEGERVALLSAAAMQAQRQAANDRARQMMGGGSPLGGATGGARGGPGGGGPPSAAAPAGGGATRPRN
- a CDS encoding HDIG domain-containing protein, producing the protein MDRQAAWSLVCEWTQSESLRKHMLAVETAMRAYARKFGADEEAWALAGLLHDFDYERFPNDAHSATEEHPSHGVRHLRTLGVSEEICTAIMGHADYTHTPRESPMARTLFAVDELCGLITAATYVRPSKSILDLEASSVRKKMKDKAFARGVSREDITMGAAELGVELEAHIAFVVEALKGNATALGLAGV
- a CDS encoding TolC family protein, which encodes MKRFSILFLAVPFALVAQQPAGGGARAIALDEAVREAQRNAPAAVSARNALRTSAAAVRTAYAQYLPSLSVSGSGSRQGGETFFQGKLVPYSGVPWSFSRGLSTNLELFDGGRRWFNVKAAQANVDAADAGETSQRFNIALQVKQQYFAVLAARESESAANRQLEQAQEQLKSSTAKVRAGIATKSDSLRSAIQVGNARLALLTAQNNLRVANAGLTRLVGAADIVTATPADTAEMGRIAIDSVQLTSLAMDGPSVRQAESALLAARAARKAARTPYMPTITSSYSLSGNNTSETFDWGSGRIPKQNSLRFSLNFPLFNNLSREENLTRTTVAEENAIASLRDAKLAQQQSLVQYLGAFRTAEERVAIQLASVAAAEEDLRVQQQRYNLGASVLLDLLTSQTTLDQARASLIQARYDARIAKAQVEALVGRDLK